ATTTTTAAGATCGCTTAACAAGTTTTCAATTTCTGTTTTGGTAGAGGAAATACAGGTTAAATGAGCTAAAGATTCAATTCCATATTTTTTCTTAATTAGGGCGGCAATTTCTACGGTTCGATCTTTACTACTACCACCGGCTCCATATGTAACACTAATGAAGTCGGGTTTTAGATGTTTTAAACTTTCAACAGTGGTGTAAATTGTTTCCAAAGGACTATCTTTTTTGGGTGGAAAAATTTCAAAAGATAAAACTGGTCCTTTTTTGGCAGCAAAAATATCTTTAATGTACATAATTTTGATTCCCCTTAAGATTGATTAAATTGACTTTATTTTAATATAATTGTTACCTACTGTCAATCTGAGGTCAAAAATGAGGTGGCTAAAGAATGCGGATTTATGCTTTAGTAGGTCCAAGTGGTACGGGAAAAAGTCATCGGGCTATGTTGGTAGCCCATCAAGAAGATATTGAAGTAATTATTGATGATGGTCTCTTAATTAAAAATGGACGTAAATTAGCTGGTAGATCGGCTAAAAGGGAAGCGACAACCTTCGCGGCGGTGAAAAGGGCTATTTTTTTAGAGGCAGCACATGCTGAGGAAGTAAGATCGTGTTTAAAGGAATTGCAGCCGGAAAAGGTGCTTGTTTTGGGTACTTCCTTACATATGATTAATCGTATTGCTGCAACTTTGGAACTGCCTTTCCCGGTTTGTCTTATTCGTATTGAGGAAATAGCGACACCTCGAGAAATTAAAATGGCCCGGGAATTACGTACAAATCATGGTATGCACGTTATTCCCGTGCCGGCAATTGAATTAAAGGCGGATTTTCCGGGCTATTTGCTTGATTCCTTAAAGTATTTTTTGCGGCGAAAAAATGATGCCCGCCGTAAAATTGGTGAAAAATCT
The Clostridia bacterium genome window above contains:
- a CDS encoding Asp23/Gls24 family envelope stress response protein — its product is MRIYALVGPSGTGKSHRAMLVAHQEDIEVIIDDGLLIKNGRKLAGRSAKREATTFAAVKRAIFLEAAHAEEVRSCLKELQPEKVLVLGTSLHMINRIAATLELPFPVCLIRIEEIATPREIKMARELRTNHGMHVIPVPAIELKADFPGYLLDSLKYFLRRKNDARRKIGEKSILRPKFSLNGKLAISETVIMQLTSHFVLTLPQIEKVNRVEVDLQSEGVVLNLEITARYPANLPDLAQQIRQTVRLNLEDLTGLVVYAVDVFFKAWEY